In Chitinophaga sp. HK235, a single window of DNA contains:
- a CDS encoding efflux RND transporter periplasmic adaptor subunit yields MFCNKLNSLVFLLLPVIVLNSCGSKSQHQTETSAPKEFPVLTVEMKNTSLYSDYPATIQGVQNIEIRPKVDGFIEKIYVDEGASVQKGQVLFKINAPQYEQEMRTAAAAIKSAEAEVGTARMQVEKVIPLVKEEIVSSYELETAKFILQTKEAALVQAKASLVNAHINIGYTTILSPVDGVIGGIPYKTGSLVTGSSLLPLTTVSAIKEVYAYFSVNEKQFLLFSETHAGITLEDKLKKLAPVSLILSTGVEYKEKGRVTTVNGLINTETGAVSFRATFPNALGIIRSGGSAIVRMQQEIPNALLVPQKATYEMQGKRFVYKLDEKNTANSTAIEVVEGVPGDFFVVQNGLKVGDRIVASGVANLKDGIKIKATTTSLQ; encoded by the coding sequence ATGTTCTGTAATAAACTTAATAGTCTCGTCTTCCTGTTGCTTCCTGTAATTGTGCTAAACTCCTGTGGGAGTAAATCGCAGCATCAAACAGAAACCTCCGCGCCAAAGGAATTTCCGGTGTTAACTGTTGAAATGAAAAACACCAGCTTATACAGTGATTATCCTGCTACCATACAGGGTGTACAAAATATTGAAATAAGACCAAAGGTAGATGGTTTTATTGAGAAGATATATGTGGATGAAGGAGCATCTGTACAAAAAGGTCAGGTTCTTTTTAAGATAAATGCGCCTCAATATGAACAGGAAATGCGTACAGCGGCGGCCGCTATTAAAAGTGCAGAAGCGGAGGTGGGTACAGCCAGAATGCAGGTTGAAAAGGTTATTCCACTTGTTAAAGAGGAAATAGTCAGCAGCTATGAGCTGGAGACTGCAAAATTTATATTGCAAACTAAAGAAGCCGCGTTGGTACAGGCAAAAGCCAGTCTGGTCAATGCGCATATAAATATTGGATATACTACCATCCTAAGCCCTGTTGACGGAGTGATTGGAGGCATTCCTTATAAAACCGGAAGTCTGGTAACCGGTAGTTCCTTGCTACCGTTAACAACTGTGTCGGCAATAAAAGAGGTATATGCTTATTTTTCAGTTAATGAAAAACAATTCCTGTTATTCTCCGAAACACACGCTGGTATTACGCTGGAAGATAAACTGAAAAAGCTGGCGCCTGTTTCATTGATTCTTTCCACTGGGGTTGAATACAAAGAGAAGGGGCGTGTGACAACAGTGAACGGTTTGATAAATACGGAAACAGGGGCAGTCAGTTTCAGGGCAACTTTTCCTAATGCATTAGGGATAATAAGAAGTGGAGGAAGTGCCATTGTTCGTATGCAACAGGAGATCCCTAATGCATTGCTTGTACCTCAGAAAGCTACTTATGAAATGCAGGGCAAAAGGTTTGTTTATAAACTTGATGAAAAAAATACAGCCAATAGTACAGCGATAGAAGTTGTTGAAGGTGTACCCGGAGATTTTTTTGTAGTTCAGAATGGGCTGAAGGTGGGAGATCGGATTGTAGCATCTGGTGTAGCTAATCTGAAAGACGGAATTAAAATTAAAGCAACAACGACTTCATTACAATAG
- a CDS encoding efflux RND transporter permease subunit yields MLRKFIENPVLSTVISVIIVILGLLGLYSLPITQYPDIAPPTVEVTATYQGANADAVMKSVIIPLEEQINGVEHMTYMTSRASNDGTAVITITFSQDANPDMAAVNVQNRVNKAISLMPAEVVKAGISTTKRLSSEIFSFLLYSEKKEYDQKFLENYLRINVLPKIKRISGVGDLYIYSGQEYSMRIWLKPDVMASYNLMPADIIAALTEQNIEAAPGKLGENSNQSFQYTLKYTGRLEKPEQFGDIVLRSVGNGQVLRLKDVAKIELGAASYSSTTTAQGYPAPYIAVNQTSGSNAHDIINKCESILDDAAKELPKGLKFTVYTNANDFLNASMDKLVHTLIEAFMLVFIVVFIFLQDLRSTLIPAIAVPVAIIGTFFFLKLFGFTINLLTLFALVLSIGIVVDDAIVVVEAVHAKLDQGARSVKKATISAMHEISTAIISITLIMTAVFVPVTFITGSVGAFYKQFGLTLAVAIIISAINALTLSPALCALLLKTHTANHIPERNLLKRFSQSFNTAFAAMTARYSEALTFLARRKWLAIVAVGGFSMLFWYLAKTTQTGFVPNEDSGFIYSNIILPPAASQQRTEAIVYKMDSIARSIPEVGLSSLVSGRDLISGAGGAYGSLYVKLKPWNERTHKGQDINSIVGKLVAQTAGINEANIIFFTAPTLQGFGNSSGFEFQLQDKTGGDYQSFDKVIQKFMKALQERPEIMYATTPYNTNYPQFEVSVNVAKAKEAGVPVNSILQTLQGYLGGIYASDFNRFGKQYKVIIQADALHRTSAEALQGIFIRNGKNVMAPVSEFITLKKIYGPEFINRFNLFNSAYINGSPNPGYSSGDAIRAIQEVGATTLPSGYGYEFSGLTREEIISGKQTVLIFILSIVFIYFLLSARYKSYILPLSVLLSLPVGLAGAFLFARLFGLDNNIFLQISLIMLIGLLAKNAILIVEFAVMHRRNGEGLVHSAVAGATTRLRPILMTSFAFIFGLLPLMFATGAGAISNRSIGTAAVGGMLIGTLVGIFIIPVLFIIFQSLQERIGGHPSKKITRELSPVSID; encoded by the coding sequence ATGTTACGAAAATTTATTGAGAATCCCGTACTATCTACGGTAATATCTGTTATTATAGTAATTCTAGGTTTACTGGGATTATACTCTTTACCTATTACCCAGTATCCTGACATAGCACCGCCTACCGTAGAGGTTACGGCAACCTATCAGGGCGCCAATGCGGATGCTGTTATGAAGAGCGTGATTATTCCGTTGGAAGAGCAGATCAATGGTGTGGAACATATGACCTATATGACTTCCAGGGCGAGTAATGATGGAACAGCTGTAATAACAATTACCTTTAGCCAGGATGCCAACCCGGATATGGCTGCAGTGAATGTTCAGAACAGAGTGAACAAAGCTATCAGCCTGATGCCAGCAGAAGTAGTGAAAGCTGGCATTAGTACAACAAAACGCTTAAGCAGCGAAATATTCAGTTTCCTGTTATACAGTGAAAAAAAAGAGTACGATCAAAAATTTCTGGAGAATTATCTCCGGATAAATGTATTGCCTAAAATAAAGCGGATAAGTGGGGTAGGAGACCTCTATATCTATAGTGGACAGGAATATAGTATGCGGATATGGCTTAAGCCTGATGTAATGGCATCCTATAACCTTATGCCTGCGGATATTATTGCGGCGCTCACGGAGCAGAATATTGAGGCGGCACCCGGTAAACTGGGCGAAAATAGTAACCAATCTTTCCAGTATACCTTAAAATACACTGGCAGGTTGGAAAAGCCGGAACAATTCGGCGACATCGTTCTTCGTTCTGTGGGGAACGGCCAGGTATTACGTCTTAAAGATGTAGCGAAAATTGAATTAGGCGCAGCATCCTACTCCAGTACTACTACAGCCCAGGGCTATCCTGCACCTTATATTGCCGTTAATCAGACGTCAGGCTCCAACGCTCATGATATCATTAACAAATGTGAGAGCATATTGGATGATGCAGCCAAAGAGTTACCCAAGGGATTGAAATTTACTGTTTACACCAATGCTAATGATTTTTTGAATGCTTCCATGGATAAGCTGGTACATACATTAATCGAAGCTTTTATGCTGGTATTTATTGTGGTATTCATTTTTCTGCAGGATTTGCGTTCAACGCTTATACCTGCAATAGCGGTTCCTGTTGCAATCATCGGTACTTTCTTTTTTCTGAAGCTGTTCGGTTTTACCATTAATCTGTTAACGCTATTTGCGCTGGTGTTATCAATTGGTATTGTGGTGGATGATGCTATCGTAGTCGTAGAAGCTGTACACGCCAAGTTGGATCAGGGTGCGCGTTCTGTAAAGAAGGCAACCATCAGTGCCATGCATGAAATCAGTACCGCCATTATATCCATTACTTTGATTATGACTGCTGTATTTGTTCCCGTTACTTTTATCACGGGTTCAGTAGGCGCCTTTTACAAGCAGTTCGGTTTAACCCTTGCCGTTGCTATTATCATTTCTGCGATAAATGCGCTCACACTAAGCCCTGCTTTATGTGCATTATTGCTAAAGACACATACCGCTAACCACATACCAGAAAGGAATTTACTAAAGCGGTTTTCTCAAAGCTTCAATACTGCATTCGCGGCTATGACAGCGCGTTATTCAGAAGCGTTGACGTTCCTTGCCAGAAGAAAGTGGTTGGCCATTGTGGCTGTAGGCGGATTCTCTATGTTATTCTGGTACCTGGCAAAAACTACCCAAACCGGGTTCGTACCTAATGAAGACAGTGGATTTATATATAGCAATATTATCCTGCCCCCGGCAGCCTCACAGCAACGTACAGAGGCGATTGTTTATAAGATGGACAGTATTGCCAGATCAATACCCGAAGTCGGCTTATCATCATTGGTATCCGGCCGCGATCTGATCAGTGGTGCCGGTGGTGCTTATGGATCTTTGTATGTTAAGTTGAAACCATGGAACGAGCGTACGCATAAAGGGCAGGACATCAATAGTATTGTTGGAAAACTGGTAGCGCAAACAGCTGGAATAAACGAGGCCAATATTATTTTCTTTACAGCACCAACACTGCAGGGATTTGGTAACAGCAGTGGCTTTGAGTTTCAGTTGCAGGATAAAACAGGCGGAGATTATCAGTCATTTGATAAAGTGATTCAAAAGTTCATGAAGGCTTTGCAGGAAAGACCAGAAATCATGTACGCAACAACGCCCTACAATACTAACTATCCACAGTTTGAAGTAAGCGTAAATGTTGCAAAGGCAAAAGAGGCCGGTGTGCCGGTTAATTCAATTCTGCAGACATTACAGGGCTACCTGGGAGGGATCTATGCTTCGGACTTTAACCGTTTCGGAAAACAATATAAAGTGATTATTCAGGCTGACGCGTTGCATCGGACTTCAGCAGAGGCACTTCAGGGTATTTTTATAAGAAATGGTAAGAACGTAATGGCACCTGTGTCTGAGTTTATTACACTTAAGAAGATCTATGGACCAGAATTCATCAATCGTTTTAACCTTTTTAACTCAGCCTATATAAATGGTTCACCCAATCCAGGCTATAGCTCAGGCGATGCTATCCGGGCCATTCAGGAGGTAGGGGCCACAACGCTGCCAAGTGGCTACGGATATGAATTTTCCGGCCTCACCAGAGAGGAGATTATAAGCGGTAAGCAAACAGTGTTGATATTTATTTTATCCATCGTATTTATTTATTTTTTATTGAGCGCCCGGTATAAAAGTTATATACTGCCGCTGTCTGTACTGCTTTCACTTCCTGTAGGGCTGGCTGGCGCTTTTCTGTTTGCCCGTTTATTCGGATTAGATAATAACATCTTTCTCCAGATCAGCTTAATCATGCTGATAGGGTTGCTGGCCAAGAATGCCATCCTGATAGTGGAATTTGCTGTAATGCACAGAAGGAATGGAGAAGGACTGGTACATTCGGCAGTAGCGGGGGCCACTACCCGTCTGCGTCCAATTCTGATGACTTCCTTCGCGTTTATATTCGGCCTGTTGCCTTTAATGTTTGCTACTGGTGCTGGGGCCATCAGCAACCGGTCCATTGGTACGGCTGCCGTGGGGGGCATGCTTATTGGGACATTGGTTGGGATATTTATTATTCCGGTTTTATTTATCATTTTTCAATCCCTGCAGGAAAGGATTGGTGGTCATCCTTCAAAAAAAATCACCCGGGAGTTAAGCCCTGTTTCAATTGACTGA
- a CDS encoding TolC family protein → MKDIYKWWVLSIMTVFLVSCKITQKYQRPDMQVNGLYRDRLDTDTSSIGGMPWDTFFTDSLLQQLIIKGINQNLDLKKGIERIRASRAAFIQSKAVFLPDVAGNAGISRSRLSYPKGFGIINSTTQYDVGISASWEADIWNKLGSAKRTALAQLLKEEAARKVVQTQIVADIAGNYYLLLALDQQLEVLEKTVLNRKEDARAMKVLRESNVVNGAAVVQSEANQYAAEVEVPKLKRQIRATENAINVLLAEPPGIVRRSSLAEQQINTASLQIGVPAMLLKNRPDVQQAEYAFRAAFENTNIARTYFYPSFNITGAIGFSSYSFKEWFSAAGFFANIAAGLAQPILNKGQNKARLEIARSRQQESLLNYQQSLIIAGQEVSDALYDYHTAADQQIIRYKQLKALEKSVDFTKKLLRYSTTTNYTDVLTSEQNLLSAQLDNINDRLSEWRALINLYRALGGGWQ, encoded by the coding sequence ATGAAAGATATTTATAAGTGGTGGGTTCTGTCCATAATGACCGTTTTTTTGGTATCCTGCAAAATCACACAAAAATATCAGCGGCCGGACATGCAGGTGAATGGCCTATACCGGGATCGTTTAGATACTGACACAAGCAGCATCGGTGGCATGCCCTGGGATACTTTTTTTACTGATTCCCTGTTACAGCAATTAATTATAAAAGGAATAAATCAAAACCTGGATCTCAAAAAAGGTATTGAGCGCATAAGAGCATCGAGGGCTGCTTTTATACAAAGCAAAGCAGTCTTTTTACCTGATGTAGCTGGCAATGCTGGTATTTCCAGGTCACGTTTGTCCTACCCGAAGGGATTCGGCATCATTAACTCCACAACACAATATGACGTGGGGATAAGTGCCAGCTGGGAGGCAGATATCTGGAATAAACTTGGTAGCGCAAAACGGACTGCCCTTGCTCAATTGCTGAAAGAGGAAGCTGCACGGAAAGTTGTGCAGACTCAAATTGTAGCTGACATTGCCGGGAATTATTATCTTCTGCTGGCACTGGATCAGCAATTGGAAGTATTGGAAAAGACTGTGTTAAACCGAAAAGAAGATGCCCGTGCAATGAAAGTTCTGAGAGAATCGAATGTAGTGAATGGGGCCGCCGTGGTACAGAGTGAAGCTAATCAATATGCAGCAGAAGTGGAGGTGCCAAAACTGAAACGGCAGATCAGAGCGACCGAGAATGCAATAAATGTATTGCTTGCAGAACCACCAGGTATAGTGAGAAGAAGTAGCCTGGCGGAACAACAGATAAATACTGCCTCTCTTCAGATCGGAGTACCGGCAATGCTCTTAAAAAACAGACCAGATGTGCAACAAGCTGAATATGCATTTCGGGCTGCTTTTGAAAATACTAATATCGCACGAACATATTTTTATCCTTCCTTCAATATTACCGGAGCAATAGGTTTTTCAAGTTATAGTTTTAAGGAGTGGTTCTCTGCTGCTGGTTTTTTTGCCAATATTGCCGCAGGCCTTGCTCAACCTATTTTGAACAAGGGACAGAATAAAGCCCGCCTGGAAATTGCAAGAAGCCGGCAACAGGAATCATTGTTGAATTATCAGCAGTCGTTAATTATTGCCGGGCAGGAAGTTTCCGATGCCTTATATGATTACCATACCGCTGCAGATCAACAGATAATCCGCTATAAACAATTAAAAGCATTGGAAAAATCAGTGGATTTCACAAAAAAGTTGTTGCGATATAGTACGACTACCAATTACACAGATGTGCTAACATCAGAACAAAATTTGCTCTCGGCACAGCTGGATAATATAAATGACAGACTTTCAGAATGGCGGGCATTGATTAATCTGTATCGGGCATTGGGGGGAGGTTGGCAATAA
- a CDS encoding isocitrate lyase/phosphoenolpyruvate mutase family protein, translated as MSNTKPDQAQKADQFRALHHSDKLLLLPNVWDYVSTKLITKLNFPAIGTASIATAISNGYPDGEHIPFPRLLEVVRKITAAADYLPVTVDIERGFSDSINKLEENIAALIETGIVGINIEDSNVNHSDLLHIKEQCKKIATIRKVANDLGVHLFINARTDVYFNPDIKNPVEEVLIRAEAYADAGADCIYPILVKTYEEVEEITEKSPLPINVLLLESIRDLQRLQAAGVARVSLGPLLFSLALTKIRDSAAALKQHKTEDLFDGELLSYESLHNLL; from the coding sequence ATGTCAAACACGAAACCTGATCAGGCGCAGAAAGCTGACCAATTTAGAGCTTTGCACCATTCTGACAAATTACTACTATTACCGAATGTCTGGGATTACGTCAGTACAAAGCTGATAACAAAGCTGAACTTTCCTGCAATTGGAACAGCCAGTATAGCCACAGCAATTTCAAACGGCTATCCGGATGGAGAGCATATACCATTTCCCAGGCTTTTGGAAGTGGTACGTAAAATTACAGCTGCAGCTGATTATCTTCCAGTCACGGTTGATATAGAACGTGGGTTTTCAGATTCAATCAATAAACTAGAGGAAAATATAGCTGCACTCATTGAAACCGGAATTGTGGGAATAAATATTGAAGACAGTAATGTTAATCATAGTGACCTCTTGCATATCAAAGAACAATGTAAAAAAATAGCTACTATCCGGAAAGTTGCTAATGACCTGGGAGTTCACCTGTTTATCAATGCCAGAACAGATGTTTATTTTAATCCGGATATAAAAAACCCAGTTGAAGAGGTTTTAATAAGAGCTGAAGCATATGCGGATGCAGGAGCAGACTGTATATACCCGATTCTTGTAAAAACATATGAAGAAGTGGAGGAAATTACTGAAAAGTCCCCTCTGCCGATTAATGTGCTTCTCCTTGAATCGATCAGAGATCTGCAACGGTTACAGGCAGCCGGGGTAGCAAGGGTTAGCCTTGGTCCCTTATTATTTAGTCTTGCCCTGACAAAGATCAGAGATTCAGCAGCAGCTCTTAAACAGCATAAAACAGAGGATCTTTTTGACGGGGAATTGTTGTCATATGAATCACTGCATAATCTTCTATAG
- a CDS encoding dihydrofolate reductase family protein yields the protein MRPVTFGMNISIDGYCDHTAFNPSEELYDYFTGMMDDVDLLFFGRIMYQLMFPYWADIAKDQSGTADENRFAEKLTSIDKVVISRSLDSVQENTRIVRSNPAEELLKLKQQPGKKISVDSVSMLPELITAGLIDEFNLVVHPVIVGKGRLLLDVGSLHENLNLKLVNTIIFKSGCVAHHYLKQ from the coding sequence ATGAGACCTGTAACATTCGGTATGAATATTAGTATAGATGGCTATTGCGATCACACTGCTTTTAATCCCAGTGAAGAGCTTTATGACTATTTCACAGGGATGATGGACGACGTCGATCTGCTCTTTTTCGGCCGTATCATGTATCAGCTCATGTTCCCCTATTGGGCCGATATTGCAAAAGATCAATCCGGCACAGCAGATGAAAATAGATTTGCGGAAAAACTTACTTCCATCGACAAAGTTGTTATTTCACGATCATTAGACAGTGTGCAGGAAAACACACGGATTGTTCGTAGCAATCCCGCAGAAGAACTACTGAAACTAAAACAGCAACCCGGCAAAAAAATCTCAGTAGACAGCGTGAGTATGCTTCCGGAATTGATAACAGCAGGCCTTATCGATGAATTTAATTTAGTTGTTCATCCGGTGATTGTGGGGAAAGGAAGACTATTGCTGGATGTCGGCAGCCTTCACGAAAACCTTAATTTAAAGCTGGTTAATACCATAATTTTCAAATCCGGATGTGTAGCACATCATTACTTGAAACAGTGA
- a CDS encoding S41 family peptidase, translating to MIRLPALLILLLANVFFVLSLASGQDNGFQPDRVFPVKALQEDLQYLRYKLETTHPNLYQYTPRKNFVIFMDSLHNAIQQPMTERTFYGLITLLNGKVKDGHTMELLSEATRMYHNRNSLFFPFHVFVSGNRLFVQIPCLKDTSLARGTEIISINSQPVATIVQQLLDRQIRDGNNLQYAQWVISNYFKEYYSFLFGYPTTFILQYKEKDGGIGTAAIGALPKDSIQFYKSINDLQSAVSKKGRGIIYEKWPLAHTALLAIKTFNVDLLESLYEQNFDSTIHAIFSTIQHDQVEHLVLDLRDNQGGDFAPGKLLLSYLIKKPVHYLSGSKEALWILPASHCFKGKLYVLINGGSFSNAAIVSAYLQQSQRAAFIGEETGGNRTQISGDAEEYILPNTKIVCYIASHSYQINPSKNDGHGVQPDHIVIPQREDIIIGRDPAKAFVQEMIKKQGSHEGF from the coding sequence ATGATCAGGCTTCCTGCTCTTTTAATCCTGTTGCTGGCAAACGTATTTTTTGTACTCTCTCTTGCATCCGGGCAGGATAACGGGTTTCAACCGGACCGCGTATTTCCTGTAAAGGCATTGCAGGAAGACTTGCAATACCTGCGCTACAAACTGGAAACAACGCATCCTAATTTGTACCAGTATACTCCCCGGAAAAATTTTGTGATTTTTATGGATAGCCTGCACAACGCTATTCAACAACCTATGACGGAAAGAACGTTCTATGGGTTGATTACCTTATTAAACGGAAAGGTCAAAGATGGGCATACGATGGAGTTGTTGAGCGAAGCCACGCGAATGTATCACAATAGAAACAGTTTGTTCTTCCCTTTCCATGTGTTCGTTTCAGGCAACCGGTTGTTTGTGCAAATACCTTGTTTGAAAGATACTTCACTGGCGCGCGGCACAGAAATTATCAGCATCAACAGCCAACCTGTTGCTACCATCGTCCAACAATTACTCGATAGGCAGATCAGGGACGGGAATAATCTTCAATATGCCCAGTGGGTTATAAGCAATTATTTTAAAGAGTACTACAGTTTTTTATTTGGTTACCCCACAACATTTATTTTACAGTATAAAGAAAAGGATGGCGGAATAGGAACCGCTGCTATTGGGGCTTTACCGAAAGACAGTATTCAATTTTACAAATCCATTAATGATCTACAGTCTGCAGTTTCAAAAAAAGGGCGAGGTATTATTTATGAAAAATGGCCATTAGCGCATACAGCGCTGCTCGCTATTAAAACCTTTAATGTTGATTTGCTGGAATCCTTATATGAACAAAATTTCGACAGCACTATCCATGCAATCTTCTCTACAATACAACATGACCAGGTAGAGCATCTCGTGCTTGATTTGAGAGATAACCAGGGCGGCGATTTCGCTCCTGGCAAACTGTTATTATCCTACCTTATCAAAAAGCCCGTCCATTACCTGTCAGGCAGTAAAGAAGCATTGTGGATTTTGCCTGCATCGCATTGTTTCAAAGGAAAGCTCTATGTATTAATCAACGGAGGAAGTTTTTCCAATGCGGCAATTGTAAGCGCGTATCTACAACAATCGCAGCGGGCCGCATTTATTGGAGAAGAAACGGGTGGTAATCGCACACAGATCAGTGGTGATGCTGAGGAGTATATTTTACCCAATACAAAAATCGTTTGTTACATCGCCAGCCACTCCTATCAAATCAATCCATCAAAGAATGATGGCCATGGTGTGCAGCCTGATCATATAGTTATTCCTCAGCGTGAAGATATCATTATTGGCAGGGATCCGGCCAAAGCATTCGTTCAGGAAATGATCAAAAAACAAGGATCACATGAAGGCTTTTGA
- a CDS encoding PDDEXK nuclease domain-containing protein, with protein sequence MRMLGPQKLTHQDIGQLQMYVNYYDRIEKLPHENATIGILLCANKNDAVVKFTLPEGQKQIIASQYKLYLPTEKQLLDEVNKELVSFEEKDNKFP encoded by the coding sequence ATGAGGATGCTAGGGCCCCAAAAGCTAACCCATCAGGATATAGGACAGCTGCAGATGTATGTAAATTATTACGACCGGATTGAGAAGTTGCCACACGAAAACGCCACCATTGGTATTTTGCTTTGTGCGAATAAAAATGATGCGGTAGTGAAATTTACGCTGCCAGAAGGACAAAAGCAAATCATTGCCAGCCAGTATAAGCTTTACCTACCAACTGAAAAGCAATTATTGGATGAGGTAAATAAAGAGTTAGTGAGTTTTGAGGAAAAGGATAATAAATTCCCTTAA
- a CDS encoding DUF1016 N-terminal domain-containing protein, whose amino-acid sequence MLINQSFITDIKSIISDSRENAIRTVDHQRTLMYWHIGKRIFEEEQEGKDRADYGTYLIKYLSEKIQPEFGSGFSTRQLERYRQFYRTFPIASALRTQLSWTQYKLLLSVDNEDARAPKANPSGYRTAADVCKLLRPD is encoded by the coding sequence ATGTTAATCAACCAGTCTTTTATTACAGACATCAAATCGATCATTTCAGATTCAAGAGAAAATGCTATTCGCACAGTAGACCATCAGCGGACGCTGATGTATTGGCATATTGGTAAACGTATTTTTGAAGAAGAACAAGAGGGAAAAGACCGGGCGGACTATGGTACCTATCTGATAAAGTACCTTTCTGAAAAGATTCAACCGGAGTTTGGTAGCGGTTTTTCGACCAGACAGTTAGAGCGTTATCGCCAGTTTTACCGCACATTTCCAATTGCGTCCGCACTGCGGACGCAATTGAGCTGGACTCAGTATAAATTGCTATTAAGTGTTGATAATGAGGATGCTAGGGCCCCAAAAGCTAACCCATCAGGATATAGGACAGCTGCAGATGTATGTAAATTATTACGACCGGATTGA
- a CDS encoding DUF1266 domain-containing protein: protein MNSQQYMQMYWQQLKNMGLNNDALEMYRQQMEQAMNGPLNPFDENLKQFNQFFTGDDADEEALCREPEAVRLNPASLLTSEQQWAVACGADLAFLNGQYLNDISTGITRHECRQLLSEWWDIDSTEELTEMFDWLRDSGHRIEYDIILQALNSVSMKESKAFLREYIIANELEEAVVMERLRNTRDALELFRKKNLIYDKLQPDMLIWDFARIINLARAGFDAGYISQEQALQEIMECVPAIRRTYSSWKHLSLSYQFARCVWNGVEEDSFQALQNNMDYLLQATDSPWTLLSWKA from the coding sequence ATGAATTCCCAGCAGTATATGCAAATGTACTGGCAGCAGCTCAAAAATATGGGCCTGAACAATGATGCGCTTGAGATGTACCGCCAGCAAATGGAACAGGCTATGAACGGCCCGTTGAACCCATTTGACGAAAACTTAAAACAGTTCAACCAGTTCTTCACCGGCGATGATGCCGACGAAGAAGCACTCTGCCGCGAACCGGAAGCGGTACGCTTAAACCCCGCCAGCCTCCTGACATCTGAACAACAATGGGCTGTCGCCTGCGGGGCCGACCTGGCCTTCCTCAACGGGCAATACCTCAACGATATCTCCACCGGTATCACCAGACACGAATGCCGGCAGCTGTTATCTGAATGGTGGGACATAGACAGTACGGAAGAACTGACCGAAATGTTCGACTGGCTGCGCGACAGCGGCCACCGCATAGAATACGATATCATCCTGCAGGCGCTCAACAGCGTATCCATGAAGGAAAGCAAGGCTTTCCTGCGGGAATACATTATTGCCAACGAACTGGAGGAAGCAGTGGTGATGGAAAGGCTCCGCAATACCCGCGATGCCCTGGAGCTTTTCAGAAAGAAAAACCTGATATACGACAAACTGCAGCCCGATATGCTGATATGGGACTTCGCCCGCATCATCAACCTGGCCCGCGCCGGCTTTGACGCCGGTTATATCAGCCAGGAACAGGCACTGCAGGAAATCATGGAATGTGTACCGGCCATCAGACGAACCTACAGCTCCTGGAAACATTTGTCCTTATCCTATCAGTTTGCCCGCTGCGTGTGGAATGGGGTAGAGGAAGACAGCTTCCAGGCCTTGCAAAACAACATGGACTACCTGTTACAAGCCACAGACAGCCCCTGGACGCTACTATCCTGGAAAGCATAA